A single window of Anaerocolumna chitinilytica DNA harbors:
- a CDS encoding glycoside hydrolase family 13 protein, whose translation MINRSALYSDGTKDYRIPVEPKEFERVKLRLRTGKEKVTIRLCIITVKGETETISMVQEKSDNYFNYYEASLELKDEPIRYYFEVNDEDSTCYYNKAGSVDRLQDKFYFNITPGFTTPEWAKGAVFYQIYVDRFYNGDTSNDVENREYFYVGDYVKKVEDWYQYPSAVGIREFYGGDLAGVIQKLDYLQNLGIEVLYLNPIFVSPSNHKYDTQDYDYVDPHFGVIEEDCNHSMPDGIYDNREAYRYKKRVASKVNLDKSNELLKTLTALAHERGMKVILDGVFNHCGSFHKWLDREGIYKGEEGFDTGAYWQEDSVYRDYFNFKEQTWPENKNYDGWWGYETLPKLNYEGSKKLYEEILKIAAKWVSPPFNCDGWRLDVAADLGLSREFNHSFWRDFRKTVKEANPEAIILAEHYGDSREWLLGDQWDTVMNYDAFMEPLTWFLTGMEKHSDSFEESLYNSGTAFEGLMKNAMANFQTSSLFTAMNELSNHDHSRFLTRTNRIVGRTATLGPKAAEAGIDKGVFREAVTVQMTWPGAPTLYYGDEAGLCGFTDPDNRRSYPWGREDVDLIKFHKDIIQIHKSYEALKTGSHLMLHSGYGSLCYGRFDSQDKFIIALNNTEEPIDISIEAWRIGIKDTDTLSRLIITSREGHLLESVMYYTNGGILQLQLPPISSVIIKNFVEALNVDNKR comes from the coding sequence ATGATAAATAGAAGTGCTCTCTATAGTGACGGAACGAAGGACTACAGAATCCCTGTGGAACCAAAGGAATTTGAGAGGGTAAAACTTCGCCTGCGGACAGGAAAAGAAAAAGTAACGATAAGACTTTGCATTATAACTGTTAAAGGTGAAACAGAAACAATTTCAATGGTTCAGGAGAAAAGTGATAACTATTTTAATTATTATGAAGCCAGTCTGGAATTGAAGGATGAGCCGATTCGATATTATTTTGAGGTAAATGACGAGGATAGTACCTGTTATTATAATAAGGCAGGAAGCGTTGACAGACTTCAGGATAAGTTTTATTTTAATATTACTCCCGGATTTACAACGCCGGAATGGGCCAAGGGAGCTGTATTTTATCAGATCTATGTGGACCGCTTTTATAATGGTGACACCTCCAATGATGTGGAAAACAGAGAATATTTCTATGTCGGGGATTATGTAAAGAAAGTAGAGGATTGGTATCAGTATCCATCCGCCGTTGGAATACGCGAGTTTTACGGCGGCGATCTGGCAGGAGTGATTCAAAAGCTTGATTATCTTCAGAATCTAGGAATTGAAGTGCTCTATTTGAATCCTATTTTTGTGTCCCCTTCCAACCATAAATATGATACACAGGATTATGATTATGTGGACCCTCATTTTGGCGTAATTGAGGAAGATTGTAACCATAGTATGCCTGATGGGATATATGACAATCGAGAGGCTTACCGTTATAAAAAAAGGGTGGCAAGTAAAGTAAATTTAGATAAAAGCAACGAACTCTTAAAAACCCTGACAGCCCTGGCACATGAAAGAGGCATGAAAGTAATATTAGACGGTGTGTTTAATCACTGCGGCTCCTTTCATAAATGGCTTGACAGAGAAGGAATCTATAAAGGGGAAGAGGGTTTTGATACTGGTGCTTACTGGCAGGAAGACAGTGTTTACCGGGATTATTTTAACTTCAAAGAGCAGACATGGCCGGAGAATAAGAATTATGATGGTTGGTGGGGATATGAAACCCTTCCGAAATTAAACTATGAAGGTTCTAAGAAATTATATGAGGAGATTCTAAAAATTGCAGCCAAATGGGTATCACCTCCCTTTAACTGTGACGGCTGGAGACTGGATGTGGCGGCAGATTTGGGTCTTTCCAGAGAATTCAACCATAGTTTTTGGAGAGATTTCCGAAAGACTGTAAAAGAAGCTAATCCGGAGGCGATTATCCTGGCCGAACATTATGGAGATTCCAGAGAATGGCTCTTAGGTGACCAATGGGATACTGTTATGAATTATGATGCTTTCATGGAACCCCTGACCTGGTTTTTGACAGGGATGGAAAAGCACAGCGATTCTTTCGAGGAGTCTTTGTATAACTCCGGCACAGCTTTTGAGGGATTAATGAAGAACGCTATGGCGAACTTTCAGACCTCCTCTCTTTTTACGGCAATGAATGAGCTATCCAATCATGACCACTCTAGATTCCTGACAAGAACGAATAGAATTGTTGGAAGAACCGCAACCCTAGGTCCTAAGGCAGCGGAAGCAGGTATTGATAAAGGAGTTTTCAGAGAAGCAGTAACTGTTCAGATGACCTGGCCCGGTGCGCCGACACTTTATTATGGGGATGAAGCAGGGCTATGCGGCTTTACAGACCCTGATAACCGCAGAAGCTATCCCTGGGGCAGGGAAGATGTGGATTTGATAAAGTTTCATAAGGATATTATCCAGATTCATAAATCCTATGAGGCACTTAAGACCGGTTCCCATCTTATGCTGCATTCAGGATATGGCTCTTTGTGCTATGGCAGATTTGACAGTCAGGATAAATTTATTATAGCCCTTAATAATACGGAAGAGCCAATTGATATAAGTATAGAAGCCTGGAGAATTGGTATTAAGGATACGGACACTCTTTCAAGACTGATAATAACATCCAGAGAAGGTCA